A genome region from Methanococcoides burtonii DSM 6242 includes the following:
- a CDS encoding DUF2180 family protein, whose protein sequence is MKCYECAKNEKDSDVLGICIVCGRGVCKDHLMREKIPKWDGEYDIKLSCMGDSCKIKDMQPMLKIVCTPCHDALIGNQ, encoded by the coding sequence ATGAAATGTTATGAATGTGCAAAGAACGAAAAAGACTCGGATGTTTTAGGCATCTGCATTGTATGTGGCAGGGGGGTTTGCAAAGACCATCTTATGCGTGAGAAAATTCCAAAATGGGATGGAGAATATGACATCAAGCTAAGTTGTATGGGCGATTCCTGCAAGATAAAGGACATGCAGCCAATGCTCAAGATTGTGTGCACACCATGCCATGATGCTCTAATAGGGAACCAGTGA
- a CDS encoding DUF2180 family protein: MMKCYDCMEEGNDTEAAAVCILCGKGICVNHSKELLLSVSAGAPPHTKRMHNGLTKILCKYCLSNTIVDAFD, from the coding sequence ATGATGAAATGTTATGATTGTATGGAAGAGGGCAACGACACTGAAGCTGCAGCTGTCTGTATTTTATGTGGAAAAGGAATTTGTGTGAACCACTCGAAAGAACTTCTTCTTTCGGTCTCAGCAGGGGCACCACCTCATACTAAGCGTATGCACAACGGCCTTACAAAGATCCTGTGCAAGTATTGCCTGAGCAACACCATTGTTGATGCCTTTGACTGA